In Candidatus Nitronauta litoralis, one DNA window encodes the following:
- a CDS encoding Trm112 family protein, whose amino-acid sequence MALDNEMIEILLCPQCKGGLIATEKKDGLICEACRLVYPIVKDDIPILLVHEAAPYTPSSSNE is encoded by the coding sequence ATGGCACTTGATAACGAAATGATCGAAATCCTTCTCTGCCCTCAATGCAAGGGCGGGCTTATCGCGACTGAAAAAAAAGACGGCTTGATCTGTGAAGCGTGTCGCCTGGTCTACCCTATTGTGAAAGACGATATCCCCATCTTGCTGGTTCATGAAGCCGCACCTTACACCCCCTCATCTTCAAACGAATAA
- a CDS encoding glycine dehydrogenase subunit 2, translating into MVIEEPLLFEIGSSGRKGYSLSQFPSAESNISQLLPPEEIRDEIEGMPELSELDVVRHFTRLSQWNFSVDGNFYPLGSCTMKYNPKLNEDMARLSGFSDHHPHTPEACSQGSLKLMFELQEYLKEISGMDHVTLQPAAGAQGEMTGILLIHAYLSSKGNPRKKILMPDSAHGTNPASSALCGYHVVQIPSNEQGLIDPSQIDRLMDEDTAAIMLTNPNTLGMFEKDIMQITEIVHSRGGLVYCDGANLNALMGVARIGDMDIDLLHFNLHKTFSTPHGGGGPGAGPVGTKNIFEPFLPTPVIEKSEGRFKINRDRPQSIGKVKNFFGNFGMLVRAYTYIRSLGPDGIRRISEMAVLNANYIKASLKEHYHLPFPGPSLHEVVFNDREQLKNDVKTTDIAKTLIDFGFHPPTIYFPLIVKGALMIEPTESESKETLDHFIDAMKSIAGLARSEPDDFANRPVMSKISRPDEATAARKPKLRWTNS; encoded by the coding sequence ATTGTCATTGAGGAGCCCTTACTTTTTGAAATCGGATCATCAGGGAGAAAAGGTTACTCTTTAAGTCAATTTCCCTCAGCAGAAAGCAATATAAGCCAATTACTGCCACCAGAAGAAATACGCGACGAGATTGAGGGCATGCCCGAGTTGTCTGAGCTGGATGTAGTCCGCCATTTCACCCGGTTGTCACAATGGAACTTCAGTGTCGATGGAAATTTTTATCCCTTGGGTTCCTGTACCATGAAGTACAACCCGAAGCTCAATGAAGACATGGCACGCCTGTCTGGTTTCTCCGATCACCATCCACATACGCCGGAAGCCTGTTCCCAGGGCAGCCTGAAGCTCATGTTTGAGTTGCAGGAGTATCTAAAAGAAATAAGTGGCATGGACCATGTCACGTTGCAACCTGCAGCAGGCGCTCAGGGCGAGATGACTGGCATTTTGTTGATCCATGCCTATCTGTCTTCAAAAGGGAATCCGCGAAAAAAAATTCTCATGCCGGACTCCGCCCATGGAACCAACCCGGCAAGTTCCGCTCTCTGCGGATATCACGTTGTGCAGATCCCGTCCAACGAACAAGGGTTAATCGATCCTTCACAAATTGACCGGTTGATGGACGAAGACACCGCAGCCATCATGCTGACCAACCCCAACACACTCGGAATGTTTGAAAAGGACATCATGCAAATAACTGAAATTGTCCATAGCCGAGGCGGACTTGTTTATTGTGATGGAGCCAACCTGAACGCATTGATGGGAGTTGCACGAATCGGGGATATGGACATTGATCTCCTCCATTTCAATTTGCACAAAACTTTTTCCACTCCACATGGGGGCGGTGGGCCGGGTGCAGGCCCGGTGGGCACAAAAAATATTTTCGAACCTTTTTTACCTACACCAGTCATTGAAAAATCCGAAGGACGATTCAAAATAAATCGAGATCGCCCGCAAAGCATCGGCAAAGTAAAGAATTTTTTCGGGAACTTCGGGATGCTCGTTCGAGCCTACACGTATATAAGATCACTTGGACCTGATGGAATTAGACGAATCAGTGAAATGGCCGTACTCAATGCGAACTACATCAAGGCCTCACTGAAAGAGCATTACCACCTTCCTTTTCCCGGGCCAAGTCTGCACGAAGTAGTATTCAATGATCGTGAACAACTAAAAAATGACGTAAAAACAACCGATATTGCAAAGACACTGATCGATTTTGGGTTCCACCCACCCACCATCTATTTTCCATTAATCGTCAAGGGCGCGCTGATGATCGAGCCCACCGAATCTGAATCCAAAGAAACACTGGATCATTTCATTGACGCCATGAAATCGATAGCAGGATTAGCCCGTTCCGAACCAGATGATTTCGCAAACCGACCTGTCATGTCCAAAATATCTCGGCCTGATGAAGCCACCGCTGCACGAAAACCAAAATTGCGTTGGACAAATTCTTGA
- a CDS encoding phosphatase PAP2 family protein — MIFVTETRSWVIPAAMSVTGLFVVKGKKAWPILIAIGLAVCLNDFICHSLLKEMFQRIRPCQAIELPHAIYNCSTSFSFPSNHASNSFTLATLIALLNRNIAPLTFTLAGMVSISRVYLGVHYPTDILGGATCGIVMGYFGFLFYQKISPFFWPSLQSGTCTQPLKKSSS; from the coding sequence ATGATCTTTGTTACAGAAACAAGATCCTGGGTGATTCCGGCCGCAATGTCCGTAACCGGTCTGTTTGTTGTGAAGGGAAAAAAAGCCTGGCCTATTCTCATTGCCATTGGTCTGGCTGTTTGCCTGAACGATTTTATCTGTCACTCGCTTCTGAAAGAAATGTTCCAACGCATCCGGCCTTGTCAGGCAATTGAATTGCCTCACGCCATTTACAACTGTTCCACCAGTTTTTCCTTCCCTTCAAATCACGCCAGCAATAGCTTTACTCTGGCCACGTTGATTGCCTTGTTGAATCGCAACATCGCGCCGTTAACGTTTACTCTTGCGGGGATGGTCTCAATCTCCAGAGTTTACCTCGGAGTTCATTACCCGACGGACATTCTAGGAGGAGCGACCTGTGGTATAGTTATGGGATATTTTGGATTTCTTTTCTACCAGAAAATCTCACCCTTTTTCTGGCCTTCTCTCCAGTCAGGAACATGCACCCAACCTTTGAAAAAATCCTCATCGTAA
- a CDS encoding DUF3800 domain-containing protein, producing MYLLYVDQSGNPLDNNDDYFVLGGVALFERKVYWVNEAVDDLTENLFGPDYKISLRAQAINSHKYDPWHSMPTDQRLAVLADLCEITSQPDLVLFGVAVDKDFAPDPVARAFEEICNRFDLFLKRLHAQENTQRGLIIFERSKYEQTLAPFITEYRNQNTRFGQVKNFADAPAFADSNGTRLLDLAHLVSYAIYRRYQRANTMLLDQLIYNFDEEGGVIHGLVHLTRGAENCYCPSCLTRARRAPTQPHQETFRPGASAPRARTGSSEPTEA from the coding sequence ATGTATTTGCTCTATGTAGATCAGTCAGGAAACCCCCTCGATAATAATGATGATTATTTCGTACTCGGTGGTGTTGCCCTGTTCGAAAGAAAAGTTTACTGGGTTAACGAAGCGGTAGATGATTTAACGGAGAACCTGTTTGGCCCGGACTACAAAATAAGCTTGCGCGCCCAGGCGATCAACTCGCATAAATATGATCCCTGGCATTCAATGCCAACGGACCAAAGACTCGCAGTACTTGCCGACCTTTGTGAAATCACATCTCAACCGGATCTGGTTTTATTTGGTGTTGCCGTCGACAAAGATTTCGCGCCAGATCCTGTTGCCCGTGCTTTTGAAGAAATCTGCAACCGGTTCGACCTGTTCCTTAAAAGGCTGCACGCTCAGGAAAACACCCAGCGTGGTCTCATCATTTTTGAGCGTTCGAAATACGAACAAACACTCGCACCATTCATCACAGAGTACAGGAACCAGAACACACGTTTTGGTCAGGTTAAAAACTTTGCAGACGCTCCTGCTTTTGCAGACTCAAACGGCACACGCCTGCTCGATCTTGCTCATCTTGTTTCCTACGCCATTTACCGCCGGTACCAGCGTGCCAACACGATGTTGCTTGACCAGCTCATTTATAATTTTGACGAAGAAGGCGGCGTGATCCATGGCCTGGTACACCTGACCCGTGGAGCAGAAAACTGTTACTGTCCTTCCTGTCTGACCCGTGCGCGTCGTGCTCCAACGCAACCGCATCAGGAAACATTCCGACCGGGAGCAAGCGCGCCGCGTGCTAGAACAGGATCATCGGAACCAACAGAAGCGTGA
- the waaC gene encoding lipopolysaccharide heptosyltransferase I — MHPTFEKILIVKLSSLGDIAHSLPVLCSLRKNYPKAHIAWAVESKFSDFLENHPDLDEIIEVQTQKWRRHWTPSSFMEAWGLIKSIRETEFDLVIDLQGLIKSSLITGFSGVAKRLGFQKNDCREPLSAWATNIKAPGTGHIPHIIDKNMALLEPLGVFREEPRFRVTTCKEASLYIEQQLAPTLKGETTKPVALHAGVGYPTKAWPLERFAALADHIHREFDAPILLTWGPQDRDRAEGIGKLMKEPFALAPETASLQHALALYQKLRLFICGDTGPLHLCVALNIPTVSIYGPTDPARNGPYGPIHEVLVKPQECSFCFKRTCPTEMECMKAVEVEDMLTAVRRRLQLAAGASTSGLTEGDIYGT, encoded by the coding sequence ATGCACCCAACCTTTGAAAAAATCCTCATCGTAAAGTTGAGTTCGCTTGGAGATATTGCACACAGTCTTCCAGTCCTTTGCTCTCTCAGAAAAAACTACCCAAAGGCGCATATTGCCTGGGCTGTAGAATCCAAGTTCAGCGACTTTCTGGAAAACCATCCCGACCTCGATGAAATCATCGAAGTGCAGACCCAGAAATGGCGACGGCACTGGACCCCCTCAAGCTTTATGGAAGCCTGGGGATTGATAAAGTCCATCCGCGAAACAGAATTCGATCTGGTTATCGACTTGCAGGGCCTGATAAAAAGCTCGCTCATCACCGGCTTTTCCGGGGTGGCGAAACGTCTTGGTTTTCAAAAAAATGATTGCCGGGAACCACTGAGCGCCTGGGCCACTAATATCAAAGCCCCCGGGACTGGACACATCCCGCATATCATTGATAAAAATATGGCACTACTGGAACCTTTGGGAGTTTTTCGGGAAGAACCGCGCTTCAGAGTAACAACCTGCAAAGAAGCCAGCCTTTACATCGAACAGCAGTTGGCGCCCACATTAAAAGGCGAGACAACAAAGCCGGTTGCCCTGCATGCCGGGGTAGGCTACCCAACCAAAGCCTGGCCTCTTGAACGATTCGCCGCTCTTGCCGATCACATCCATCGTGAATTTGACGCCCCTATTCTTTTGACCTGGGGACCGCAGGACCGCGATCGGGCCGAAGGCATTGGAAAGTTAATGAAAGAACCTTTTGCCCTTGCTCCGGAAACTGCTTCATTGCAACATGCGCTGGCGTTGTATCAGAAACTGCGGTTGTTCATTTGTGGTGATACCGGCCCGCTCCATCTTTGCGTTGCATTGAATATCCCGACCGTTTCAATTTATGGCCCGACCGACCCGGCAAGAAATGGCCCGTATGGGCCTATCCATGAAGTTCTGGTCAAACCCCAGGAGTGCAGCTTCTGTTTCAAGCGGACCTGCCCCACAGAAATGGAATGCATGAAAGCCGTCGAGGTTGAAGACATGCTCACGGCGGTACGCCGGAGACTGCAGCTTGCGGCAGGCGCTTCAACATCAGGGCTCACAGAAGGAGACATTTATGGCACTTGA
- a CDS encoding glycosyltransferase gives MSRTNPKAIIIFARNPVPGEVKTRLQSKWDADTVCRIYEAFLEDARLQLMELENVDCFVSIHSSQGADYFDRFKSCGFNVVEQEGVDLGQRMHQAFAKRFSEGYENVVIIGSDSPTLPIEYLRTALESRSDLVLGPSTDGGYYLIGMSGNVTDVFEGVDWGTDRVLFSTLEKVKECGASLTLLPPWYDVDTPQDLLFLETHLGLMEHAGLKGGKTTKSVIEKLNL, from the coding sequence ATGAGTCGAACCAACCCAAAGGCCATAATCATTTTTGCGCGTAATCCTGTTCCCGGAGAGGTGAAAACCCGGTTACAATCTAAATGGGATGCTGATACGGTTTGCAGGATTTATGAAGCCTTTCTGGAAGATGCCCGCTTGCAGTTAATGGAACTCGAAAATGTAGATTGCTTCGTTTCCATTCATTCCAGTCAGGGGGCGGATTATTTTGACCGTTTCAAATCCTGCGGATTTAATGTTGTCGAGCAGGAAGGCGTTGATCTTGGGCAGCGGATGCACCAAGCCTTTGCGAAACGTTTTAGTGAAGGCTACGAGAACGTGGTCATCATAGGGTCAGACAGTCCAACCCTGCCCATCGAATACCTTCGGACGGCATTGGAATCCAGGTCAGACCTTGTTCTGGGGCCCAGTACAGACGGCGGCTATTATTTGATTGGCATGTCCGGTAACGTGACAGATGTATTTGAAGGGGTAGACTGGGGCACTGATCGGGTCTTGTTTTCCACCTTGGAAAAGGTGAAAGAATGCGGAGCTTCTTTAACTCTTTTGCCTCCCTGGTATGACGTAGACACTCCGCAAGATTTGCTCTTTCTGGAAACGCATCTTGGTTTGATGGAACACGCTGGGCTTAAAGGCGGGAAAACTACCAAGAGTGTTATTGAAAAACTTAACCTGTAA